A window of the Bdellovibrio sp. ZAP7 genome harbors these coding sequences:
- a CDS encoding DUF1588 domain-containing protein — MKKAIFAKALRIGVKPYLLLAASTVTILSFQNCGEGFTVISNLQSVAGTNEPEYINESTEFAQGRDLYNQNCAGCHGVFENSTKSGKSLIDIKTAITNVPQMFAFSSLSETQLQLIALALNPGSPGTVTPTPSPSASPSPTATATASPSPTVSPTVSPSPSPTATATVSPSPTVSPTVSPSPTVSPSPTAPVVPANTFSCQPGEDPGVRDFRRLSRREYLLSLKVLSYGRANIDSLQTDIDNLPADVVTGVFDSTDMTVSAAHVEAYLTLAKKVAALFATSSTWRAAAMNNCNTNSGMTETCWTSFFNGFGRLAFRRPMTTAEQQVYKDLYNSEYGGNLNDGLTVAIMAMLQSPNFIYKMELNGTPVNGREDLVKITDYELASRIAFLATGRGPDTALMNDAVSGNLSTVEGYKTAVNRVFATAESKEHVAEFYNQWLGINRMPSSNHSAWFLGNVPRASIQPEGMQEMKDFTNYFTYSVAGTYRDMMTSPMSFTQGQALTLIYGAAKGAALPAGERPGLMSRVGFMFSPTDNTSLVHRGLVIRRNILCDSIPLPTIAPDEKDLFAPPVPDPKQSQRQQIETRTSPVRCQACHSLINPMGFVMENYNAFGKYRTVESIFDANGNILANHPVNAKVKPNIDSGSDPEVNGLAEMSSAIANSSRGPACMVKQWGTYTLGRAITAADNCSMNTSFSQLVDPAKASSSGDQPGTILNMIKSPAFDANFRLRKRGAL; from the coding sequence TTGAAAAAGGCAATCTTCGCAAAAGCACTGCGAATTGGGGTAAAGCCTTATCTGCTTCTAGCCGCTTCCACGGTAACGATTCTGTCGTTTCAAAACTGTGGAGAGGGTTTTACCGTCATTAGCAATCTGCAAAGTGTCGCTGGGACTAACGAACCAGAGTACATCAATGAGTCCACAGAGTTTGCGCAAGGTCGCGACCTCTATAACCAGAACTGTGCGGGCTGCCACGGAGTTTTTGAAAACTCCACCAAATCCGGTAAGTCATTGATTGATATTAAAACTGCGATCACTAATGTGCCGCAGATGTTTGCGTTCTCTTCATTATCTGAAACACAATTGCAACTGATTGCATTGGCACTGAACCCTGGTTCACCAGGCACAGTGACGCCGACACCATCGCCTTCCGCATCGCCGTCTCCGACCGCCACTGCGACGGCGTCTCCTTCGCCAACGGTTTCTCCTACTGTATCGCCTTCTCCGTCACCAACGGCGACAGCGACAGTGTCCCCGTCTCCGACAGTATCGCCAACGGTGTCTCCATCACCCACGGTGTCGCCTTCTCCGACGGCTCCCGTGGTACCGGCAAATACGTTCTCTTGCCAACCGGGTGAAGATCCTGGTGTCAGAGACTTCCGCCGTCTGTCTCGTCGTGAATATCTACTTTCATTAAAAGTCCTTTCCTATGGCAGAGCGAACATTGATTCCCTGCAAACTGATATCGATAACTTGCCTGCTGACGTAGTAACGGGCGTTTTTGACTCGACTGATATGACGGTTTCAGCGGCCCACGTTGAGGCCTATCTGACCTTAGCTAAAAAAGTTGCGGCCTTGTTCGCGACAAGCTCGACGTGGAGAGCGGCAGCAATGAATAACTGTAATACCAACAGCGGTATGACAGAGACTTGCTGGACTTCGTTCTTTAACGGCTTTGGTCGCTTGGCCTTCCGCCGTCCGATGACAACAGCAGAGCAACAAGTTTATAAAGATCTTTATAACTCTGAATATGGTGGCAATCTAAATGATGGTTTAACGGTTGCGATCATGGCCATGCTTCAATCGCCGAACTTCATTTACAAAATGGAGCTCAACGGTACGCCGGTGAATGGTCGTGAAGACTTAGTTAAGATCACAGATTACGAACTTGCTTCCCGTATCGCCTTTCTGGCAACGGGCCGCGGCCCGGATACGGCTTTGATGAATGATGCTGTCAGCGGAAACTTGTCAACGGTCGAAGGTTATAAAACCGCTGTCAACCGTGTCTTTGCAACAGCTGAATCCAAAGAGCACGTGGCAGAGTTCTATAATCAATGGCTTGGTATCAACCGCATGCCTTCTTCAAATCACTCGGCTTGGTTCTTAGGAAATGTGCCGCGTGCTTCGATTCAACCTGAAGGTATGCAAGAGATGAAGGACTTCACGAATTACTTCACTTACTCTGTTGCCGGCACTTACCGCGACATGATGACTTCACCTATGAGCTTCACTCAAGGTCAGGCATTGACTCTGATTTATGGTGCCGCAAAAGGTGCAGCCCTGCCTGCTGGTGAACGCCCAGGCCTGATGAGTCGTGTGGGCTTTATGTTCAGCCCGACTGATAACACGAGCCTTGTGCACCGTGGTCTGGTGATTCGCAGAAATATTCTTTGCGACTCTATTCCACTTCCCACAATTGCACCGGATGAAAAAGATCTTTTTGCTCCGCCAGTTCCAGATCCAAAACAATCTCAGCGTCAGCAAATTGAAACCCGTACTTCTCCAGTGCGCTGTCAGGCCTGTCACTCCCTGATCAATCCGATGGGCTTTGTGATGGAAAATTACAACGCCTTTGGTAAGTACCGTACGGTTGAAAGTATTTTCGATGCGAACGGGAACATCCTGGCCAACCACCCCGTGAATGCCAAAGTAAAACCAAATATCGATTCCGGCAGTGATCCCGAGGTCAATGGCTTGGCAGAGATGTCATCAGCAATCGCCAACTCTTCCCGGGGACCGGCTTGTATGGTGAAACAATGGGGTACTTATACGTTGGGTCGTGCAATCACGGCGGCGGATAACTGCTCGATGAACACGAGCTTCTCGCAATTAGTCGATCCAGCCAAGGCGAGTTCAAGCGGTGATCAACCAGGTACAATTTTAAATATGATTAAATCGCCAGCGTTTGATGCAAACTTCCGTTTGCGTAAACGTGGGGCGCTGTAA
- a CDS encoding LamG-like jellyroll fold domain-containing protein — MKWLALILLVISAESFAQMNMSFAMRGYPTLRCQPTTLSSWVPQANSLKAIYHLNGTGTVTNGSVVASEIAVANATASSPSSTLSFADHPGAPASIAFLKNYLTATGNSNDSISTSAASLADLPAATWNFWVNMGIPSSTPIRLFYKSNNGTSAGYYFTLSPSGSFDFRKVHSITNMVVQTCPIATSFNNTWRMITVTWDGTSNATGVKIYMNGFELITTGSGSVYLASPGTCPNAATYGGYTYQITGVGGFTSDAAYPFYLVGAPSGTNTSPTSIAFSGSMDEFAVWNKELTSAEVFMLYRNQKCN; from the coding sequence ATGAAATGGCTGGCGTTAATTCTTTTAGTTATTAGCGCTGAATCTTTCGCACAAATGAATATGTCATTTGCGATGAGGGGCTACCCCACTCTTCGCTGCCAACCAACGACGCTTTCTTCATGGGTGCCTCAGGCTAACAGTCTTAAGGCAATTTATCATTTGAATGGCACAGGCACGGTTACCAATGGCTCCGTCGTCGCCTCCGAAATTGCAGTCGCGAATGCAACGGCAAGCAGTCCTTCTTCAACCCTGTCCTTTGCGGATCATCCGGGTGCGCCTGCTAGTATCGCTTTTCTTAAGAACTATTTAACCGCCACCGGAAATTCAAATGACTCTATTTCGACGTCGGCGGCATCACTAGCTGATTTGCCGGCGGCTACTTGGAACTTTTGGGTGAATATGGGCATTCCCTCAAGCACCCCGATTCGTCTGTTTTATAAAAGTAATAACGGTACTTCTGCCGGCTACTATTTTACCTTAAGTCCAAGTGGATCATTTGATTTTAGAAAGGTTCACTCGATCACAAATATGGTCGTTCAGACTTGTCCGATTGCGACTTCGTTCAATAATACTTGGCGCATGATTACGGTCACATGGGATGGAACTTCCAATGCGACCGGCGTAAAAATCTATATGAACGGATTTGAGCTTATTACGACAGGATCTGGAAGTGTTTATCTTGCCTCCCCGGGTACTTGTCCGAATGCTGCCACATATGGTGGTTACACGTATCAAATTACAGGTGTAGGCGGATTCACCAGTGACGCCGCTTATCCTTTTTATTTGGTCGGAGCGCCTTCCGGCACCAATACATCGCCGACGTCTATTGCATTCTCAGGCAGCATGGATGAGTTCGCGGTTTGGAACAAAGAACTGACTTCCGCTGAAGTTTTCATGCTTTATCGCAATCAAAAATGTAACTAA
- a CDS encoding DUF1552 domain-containing protein: MHWNKLSRRQFLRGTGGLALALPFLPSMLPQAEAQTGPTIKKRFIAIHNGHCQAVEHWLPDPAKFTWSEKQTYAREVALSAIPNNMSPVLGSQFDSLRSKLLILSRLDPLSKTPNHNAECMLTGGVLSEATSSIDQVIAKYLYGGSPLNLYVKSVDDGNYTGASHVSVLNKAYVPGQFNPSAVFSSMFGTGTSTTTPSAADKLTRRDILVVDKVYAEYVNLRSNKRLSKDDLARVEQHMALISDLQKKLNANVTAPPPMTCTSPTGPTSSPTKSSNPADYQVVIDQMFDVIEVGVKCGKIQVATLMMHVYDYFSGSVNFVPGITGSNRFHEDINHAGTDELRAMKLAMMTFFANRVSRFLTRMDVVEDSTTGTTYLDNSLIMWGNDQGTTKNTNAHNSVNNPVLLAGSAGGFLKPGRHIDYGPSYGNLRRPIGGDEGDYKRGRPYNQLLITIMQAMGMQPADYEVGTTQGYGVYGTLESSYTYLGVNHRREILPLIRG, translated from the coding sequence ATGCATTGGAATAAGTTATCACGTCGTCAGTTTTTAAGAGGCACCGGTGGTCTTGCACTCGCTTTGCCTTTTCTGCCTTCCATGCTTCCGCAAGCCGAGGCGCAAACCGGGCCGACTATTAAAAAACGTTTTATCGCCATTCATAATGGTCACTGTCAGGCCGTGGAGCATTGGCTTCCCGACCCAGCGAAATTCACGTGGAGTGAAAAGCAAACTTACGCCCGCGAAGTCGCTCTATCCGCGATTCCAAATAATATGTCTCCAGTGCTGGGCAGTCAGTTTGACTCCCTTCGCTCGAAACTTTTGATTCTTTCCCGTCTGGATCCCCTTTCAAAAACTCCGAATCACAATGCCGAGTGTATGCTCACTGGTGGCGTGCTTTCCGAGGCGACCAGCAGTATTGACCAAGTGATTGCAAAATATCTATATGGTGGCTCTCCGCTGAATCTTTACGTTAAATCGGTGGATGACGGAAACTATACCGGTGCTTCGCACGTGAGTGTTTTAAACAAGGCCTATGTGCCTGGTCAGTTCAATCCATCGGCCGTGTTTTCAAGCATGTTTGGTACGGGGACATCAACGACGACACCAAGTGCAGCGGATAAGCTGACTCGTCGTGATATCCTGGTCGTTGATAAAGTTTATGCAGAGTATGTGAACTTACGCTCGAATAAACGTCTTTCCAAGGATGACTTAGCCCGCGTTGAGCAACACATGGCTTTGATCAGTGATCTGCAAAAGAAACTAAACGCCAATGTCACAGCTCCCCCGCCGATGACATGTACTTCACCGACGGGTCCGACGTCGTCACCGACGAAGTCGTCAAATCCTGCAGACTACCAAGTGGTCATTGATCAGATGTTTGACGTGATCGAGGTGGGCGTTAAGTGCGGAAAAATCCAAGTGGCAACTTTGATGATGCACGTTTACGACTATTTCAGTGGTTCGGTAAACTTTGTTCCTGGGATCACGGGTTCAAACCGCTTCCATGAAGACATCAATCACGCTGGCACGGACGAGCTTCGCGCGATGAAACTTGCGATGATGACTTTCTTTGCGAACCGCGTATCACGCTTCTTAACTCGTATGGATGTGGTTGAGGATTCAACGACAGGTACGACGTACTTGGATAATTCCCTGATCATGTGGGGTAATGACCAAGGTACGACGAAAAATACCAATGCCCACAACTCTGTGAATAATCCCGTCTTGCTTGCAGGCAGTGCGGGTGGCTTCTTAAAGCCCGGCCGTCACATTGACTATGGCCCTTCCTATGGAAACTTGCGCCGTCCTATTGGTGGTGACGAAGGCGATTACAAACGCGGTCGTCCTTACAACCAATTGCTGATCACGATCATGCAAGCCATGGGCATGCAACCAGCAGACTACGAGGTAGGAACAACTCAAGGTTATGGTGTGTATGGCACATTGGAATCAAGCTATACGTACTTGGGTGTGAATCACCGACGTGAAATCCTGCCACTGATTAGAGGTTAA
- a CDS encoding phospholipase A, which translates to MKVWIFILFLFPLNLWAQTSTETTPKEESMGQDALINKSRKLSALEKQEQLRILYYKPIYFAYGEPTSKLQYSFRVPLFEKFPLNFAYTQIIFWELQEESKPFLDATYNPEMFYRIDYDKKTIRSLDLGLFEHNSNGKAGDQSRSYNQSYLRANWAFESKSWVVQFSAKVKAIYGVDETNRDIYDYVGPVEGEVKFIQLFDSIFDQLEAVININPGGKWSTEFDKGGYQLSLNFHVGGLKVVPAFYVQYYHGYAETLVNYDQSVDEFRAGLMF; encoded by the coding sequence ATGAAGGTTTGGATTTTTATTCTTTTTCTTTTTCCTCTGAATCTCTGGGCGCAAACCTCCACCGAGACCACCCCAAAAGAAGAATCCATGGGGCAGGATGCCTTGATTAATAAATCAAGGAAACTTTCAGCGCTGGAAAAACAAGAACAGCTGCGCATTTTGTATTACAAACCGATTTATTTTGCCTATGGCGAGCCGACCAGCAAATTGCAATACAGTTTCCGGGTGCCACTTTTTGAAAAGTTCCCTTTAAATTTCGCCTATACACAAATCATCTTTTGGGAGCTGCAAGAGGAGTCAAAACCTTTCTTAGATGCGACTTACAATCCTGAGATGTTCTATCGCATTGATTACGATAAAAAGACAATTCGGTCGTTGGATCTGGGGCTCTTTGAACATAACTCCAACGGGAAGGCGGGCGATCAGTCGCGCTCATACAACCAAAGCTATCTGCGTGCGAACTGGGCCTTTGAGTCGAAAAGCTGGGTGGTGCAGTTTTCAGCGAAAGTAAAAGCCATCTATGGCGTCGACGAAACCAATCGCGATATCTATGATTACGTGGGGCCGGTTGAAGGAGAAGTTAAATTTATCCAGCTGTTTGATTCGATATTTGATCAATTGGAAGCGGTGATTAATATCAATCCGGGCGGCAAGTGGTCGACGGAATTTGATAAGGGTGGATATCAGCTGAGTTTAAATTTCCATGTGGGTGGCTTAAAAGTCGTTCCTGCATTTTATGTGCAGTATTACCATGGGTATGCGGAAACTTTGGTGAATTACGATCAGTCAGTGGATGAATTTAGAGCGGGCTTAATGTTCTAA
- a CDS encoding TIGR02147 family protein, producing the protein MTGTYRSILIEEMRKRQRKNPAYSMRAFARDIGVSASRLSELLNSKVGLSDSRATIVADRLQLKGKEKAFFIDLVQAEHARSKLAKKAASERVKAYLLDAKKISDDDFHLISDWQNLAVLELVDIPGTPHSFSAIAKKLGISVAEAEATVARLMKVGLLKEEGGRWVVSDSDSTTTADVPSIAIQNYHRQMLERASRSLSVDPVESRDLSSVVFSLDSTQLAYAKERIREFRRVLSQELAGMPSKDKVYSLAIQLFELKGDEA; encoded by the coding sequence ATGACAGGCACGTACCGAAGTATTCTCATTGAAGAAATGCGCAAGCGACAAAGAAAAAATCCCGCGTATTCCATGCGAGCATTCGCACGCGACATAGGTGTTTCAGCATCGCGCTTAAGTGAGTTGTTGAATTCCAAAGTAGGACTTTCAGATTCCAGGGCAACTATCGTAGCGGACCGTCTGCAATTGAAGGGTAAGGAAAAAGCATTCTTTATCGATTTGGTTCAGGCGGAACATGCTCGCAGCAAGCTTGCTAAAAAAGCAGCGAGCGAACGCGTGAAGGCTTACCTTCTGGATGCCAAGAAAATTTCTGACGACGATTTCCATTTAATTTCTGACTGGCAAAACCTTGCCGTTTTGGAACTGGTTGATATTCCAGGCACACCTCACAGCTTTTCCGCGATCGCGAAAAAATTGGGAATCAGTGTCGCTGAGGCCGAAGCAACCGTAGCTCGCCTGATGAAAGTTGGATTGCTGAAAGAAGAAGGAGGCCGCTGGGTGGTTTCCGATTCTGATTCTACGACGACAGCCGACGTACCATCGATTGCCATTCAAAATTATCACCGTCAGATGTTAGAACGTGCGAGTCGTTCACTGAGCGTCGATCCCGTGGAATCTCGGGACCTGTCCTCGGTGGTGTTCAGTCTTGATTCCACCCAATTGGCTTATGCCAAAGAGCGTATTCGTGAGTTTCGTCGCGTGCTATCACAAGAACTGGCAGGGATGCCCAGTAAAGATAAGGTTTATAGTTTAGCTATTCAATTGTTTGAGCTTAAGGGGGATGAAGCATGA
- a CDS encoding helix-turn-helix domain-containing protein: MDIQIHKIKTVLKEQLKKRKMTYEDLAQELDVSVPTIKRWMGDHDLGLNDLFRICEILDLNLSDLHALTANAKSSKDEGTLTEEQQKFLAKNMNYLAFFLKIHDGKTPEEIAEQYKLTKISLDKYLVKLENLGLIKVTGNLRVKSTYGPHVDFGDGILAKTYYKRWIDGTAGFFSDVITNALLSEKSVDPKTRQQRTEATYSVANIKLTKESYKKWALEHDAAIRQLEAIGKIEEKAYDSDKLFTAVIINAHTSLPQDSKFLKAIDELAGKIENI; the protein is encoded by the coding sequence ATGGATATTCAAATTCATAAAATTAAAACGGTTCTTAAAGAGCAACTAAAAAAACGTAAGATGACTTACGAAGACTTGGCACAAGAACTTGACGTCTCTGTTCCAACGATCAAACGTTGGATGGGTGATCATGACTTAGGTTTAAATGATCTTTTTAGAATTTGTGAAATTTTGGATTTGAATCTTTCTGATTTGCACGCACTGACCGCCAATGCCAAATCATCCAAGGATGAGGGCACGCTGACGGAAGAACAACAAAAGTTTTTAGCGAAAAACATGAACTACCTGGCATTTTTCCTAAAGATCCACGATGGCAAAACGCCTGAAGAAATTGCCGAGCAATATAAACTTACAAAAATTTCTCTCGACAAGTACCTGGTCAAATTGGAAAACTTGGGGCTGATCAAAGTCACGGGAAATCTGCGCGTGAAATCCACCTATGGCCCCCATGTCGACTTCGGAGACGGCATTCTTGCGAAAACATATTACAAGCGCTGGATTGATGGAACAGCCGGATTTTTTTCGGATGTTATCACCAATGCCCTACTCAGTGAAAAATCTGTCGATCCAAAAACTCGTCAGCAACGAACAGAAGCAACCTATTCGGTTGCGAATATTAAATTGACCAAGGAAAGTTATAAAAAGTGGGCTCTCGAACACGATGCCGCCATCCGACAACTGGAAGCGATCGGCAAAATCGAAGAAAAAGCTTACGATTCAGACAAACTATTTACGGCGGTCATTATCAATGCGCATACGTCCTTGCCTCAAGATTCTAAATTCTTGAAAGCCATCGACGAACTGGCTGGAAAGATCGAAAATATTTAG